A part of Eremothecium sinecaudum strain ATCC 58844 chromosome VII, complete sequence genomic DNA contains:
- a CDS encoding Rho GTPase-activating protein (Syntenic homolog of Ashbya gossypii AFR139C; Syntenic homolog of Saccharomyces cerevisiae YDR389W (SAC7) and YOR134W (BAG7)), which translates to MVEHQSNNALSSSPAKNQIASWWRQFKNSPKSISTDSITHRGSSGQGQNRFASGNGTKFGDRPGKMPGSTDIRSKDFKSYRDSFLHSRNDFTGQVFGVPLSKSLSLASAEVVVQSELANFGRIPIVVAKCGAYLKQNGLFTSGIFRIAGNNKRIKELVYIFSTPPNYGMKFSNWDGFTVHDAASVLRRFLNNLTEPLIPLDQYETYREPLRSRARILRHMTRPSSANEVIDPSGGAVINVAPITTAPSTQGNCTEAEESVSQSGNVAACQSMESLPDKEYKEEDEEKKRKQIRHRKRLTRDIKAAIYEYEELFSELSNDSKQLIVYLLDLLSLFAQQSDVNLMSARNLAAIFQPSILSHPNHDMDPKEYELSRLVVEFLIEYSYRLLPHLLKITKNEQAVLQKGVQQRMNHEKDNYKAQSTHMNDGNVTTKYTGHAGSDFQSTTTNTKKIPIDIRNNPPQIKLATNEAPFTEGIDTVVTSGEKSNMLNYDNELLYLNLASSPISVSIPLTPTGNIFKSVNEYNRKSPSEIRFISGQGPHSNLGAMMPNQKLSMTQVAHFSSATSSQATPLRKFRPHSKSLSSAVNPSDVITRHSYKTKRFGTSLILNSDSEVMSEYDEDEEQFGGETQSQNSRVSGTCPKCTTMSTTAQLHGALPSPGAAASISSKKNSFVINNVHRTELEIPVVLTRRAASTGAVSYHDANRSDDEVARLSISDAHEDNSYYRKGDRKSRSKKRDSWFQRLRSRSRSTSKK; encoded by the coding sequence ATGGTAGAGCACCAGTCGAACAATGCCCTCTCATCTTCTCCTGCAAAGAACCAGATAGCTTCATGGTGGAGACAGTTTAAAAACAGTCCTAAGAGTATATCGACGGACTCGATAACCCATCGCGGTTCCAGTGGACAAGGCCAGAATCGATTCGCGTCTGGAAATGGTACTAAATTTGGTGACCGGCCAGGTAAGATGCCTGGATCTACAGATATCCGGAGTAAGGACTTCAAGAGCTACCGTGATTCATTTCTACATAGCCGGAACGATTTTACGGGCCAGGTATTTGGGGTACCTCTTTCCAAGTCACTCTCCTTAGCTTCAGCTGAGGTTGTTGTGCAGAGTGAATTAGCTAATTTCGGTAGGATTCCTATTGTAGTGGCTAAGTGTGGGGCATATTTGAAACAAAATGGACTGTTTACATCGGGTATCTTCCGCATTGCCGGTAATAATAAACGCATTAAGGAGTTGGTGTATATTTTCTCAACACCTCCGAATTACGGTATGAAATTCTCGAATTGGGACGGTTTTACCGTTCACGATGCGGCATCTGTATTGCGAAGGTTTCTTAATAATCTAACCGAACCTTTGATTCCGCTGGATCAATATGAGACTTACAGGGAACCTTTAAGGTCAAGGGCACGAATATTAAGACATATGACGAGGCCGTCTTCTGCTAATGAGGTTATCGATCCATCGGGCGGAGCGGTAATAAATGTTGCTCCGATAACAACTGCTCCATCTACTCAAGGTAATTGCACTGAAGCTGAGGAAAGTGTGTCACAGAGCGGTAATGTGGCTGCATGCCAAAGCATGGAATCCCTACCGGATAAAGAAtataaagaagaagacgaagaaaaaaaaagaaaacaaaTTCGACATAGGAAAAGGCTTACAAGGGATATCAAGGCCGCTATATATGAATACGAAGAGTTATTTTCTGAACTATCGAACGATTCAAAACAGTTAATCGTTTACTTATTAGATCTCCTATCTCTTTTTGCTCAACAATCCGATGTTAATTTGATGTCCGCAAGGAATTTGGCTGCAATTTTTCAACCTTCCATTCTATCTCATCCCAATCATGATATGGATCCAAAGGAGTATGAACTCTCTAGGTTGGTTGTGGAATTTCTAATAGAGTATTCTTATAGATTGTTACCTCATTTGTTAAAAATTACTAAAAACGAACAGGCGGTTTTACAGAAAGGGGTACAACAGCGCATGAACCATGAAAAAGATAACTACAAAGCGCAAAGTACGCATATGAATGATGGCAATGTAACGACAAAGTATACTGGGCACGCCGGATCCGATTTCCAGAGTACTACAACTAACACAAAAAAAATCCCAATTGATATTCGTAATAATCCTCCACAAATAAAGTTGGCAACGAATGAGGCTCCATTCACTGAAGGTATAGATACAGTGGTTACCAGCGGGGAGAAATCTAATATGCTTAATTACGACAATGAACTACTATATCTCAATTTGGCTTCCTCGCCTATATCCGTGTCTATTCCATTAACACCAACTGGTAATATATTTAAGTCCGTTAATGAATATAATAGGAAATCTCCCTCAGAGATACGATTTATAAGTGGTCAAGGTCCACATTCCAATTTAGGGGCAATGATGCCAAATCAAAAACTATCTATGACACAGGTAGCGCACTTCTCATCAGCGACAAGTTCGCAAGCAACACCACTGAGAAAGTTTAGGCCTCATTCGAAATCTTTATCTTCCGCTGTCAATCCATCTGATGTTATAACTAGACACTCGTACAAGACTAAAAGATTTGGTACATCGTTGATATTAAACAGCGATTCAGAGGTGATGTCCGAAtatgatgaagatgaagagcAGTTTGGAGGGGAAACTCAATCGCAGAATAGTCGTGTTTCCGGGACATGTCCAAAATGCACTACTATGTCGACAACTGCACAATTGCATGGAGCACTGCCTTCACCAGGGGCTGCTGCGTCAATTAGTTCCAAAAAAAACTCTTTCGTCATCAATAATGTGCACAGGACTGAACTGGAGATACCGGTTGTGTTAACGAGAAGGGCAGCATCGACGGGCGCGGTTAGTTACCATGACGCTAACCGCTCAGATGATGAAGTGGCAAGGTTAAGTATAAGCGATGCCCACGAGGACAATTCTTACTATAGAAAAGGCGATCGTAAGTCTAGATCCAAGAAAAGAGATTCATGGTTTCAACGGCTAAGGAGTCGTTCCAGATCTACATCAAAGAAATGA
- the SFL1 gene encoding Sfl1p (Syntenic homolog of Ashbya gossypii AFR136C; Syntenic homolog of Saccharomyces cerevisiae YOR140W (SFL1)), whose product MLHAGDGKQNSGSNRSSTGSSASGLAVGGTPQHHNTAFIHKLYSMLEDEEMKDLIWWSPAQNSFLIRPSERFSKALATYFKHTNVASFVRQLNMYGFHKVSDHKQSDKGPEIDKNCGVDDGSITPWEFRHSMGCFKKGDKESLKSIKRRSSKSQIVTMKNNSAISSMSSLSTQQDPTWSEPTRVQSPEADDGYYQQQYSDLQQQIQQQFSHPVMPEKPVEYKQQQMGVVSMQNKFETAIEEIRATNMDMLMLLDLVTKAITISSIRNTSGSTSKKARVSLSSSEGSKGQLNPDLVSPPGEGSQLSQEQLIEHLNQEIMNFKSSILTKLNKTTDFLRYAPNVRHLQKTSHSSLPGYSSVPSTASVTPAAGINTAAFQSNSSNTITSYGTYASGNPISNISNPPNIGVPQYLTANPFAKRNSSTSLTRKRHMSLLVDPFAPAPAQTTSAASSPNIREHHTPSHGAIGSSGAGAPAQSVLIGEKRPHSPHLRESPPLAEVSTTMKSFRDSSQLSRSTEASDNTDQRRPTTQSISYKPSVSYVPVQAESGPITQQPKRQSLPHILPSCAANSASFTSYAKSAVPFASTSSSALAGQMPMTAGDDNAPRPSSLNPVKPMPASPSKVIARAQEGRKQPLNTKSKDLYDLLNHDS is encoded by the coding sequence ATGTTGCATGCTGGAGATGGCAAACAGAACAGCGGAAGTAATCGTAGCAGTACTGGGAGTTCTGCTTCGGGGCTTGCTGTTGGAGGGACACCTCAGCATCACAATACTGCGTTTATACACAAGTTGTACAGTATGTTAGAGGATGAGGAGATGAAAGATCTGATCTGGTGGTCTCCTGCGCAGAATTCATTTCTGATAAGGCCTAGTGAGCGATTTTCCAAGGCCTTGGCCACATATTTTAAGCATACTAATGTTGCTTCGTTTGTGAGACAGCTAAACATGTATGGTTTCCACAAAGTTAGCGATCATAAGCAGAGTGATAAGGGACCTGAGATTGATAAAAACTGCGGCGTGGATGATGGGTCTATTACGCCGTGGGAGTTTCGTCATAGTATGGGGTGTTTCAAGAAGGGTGATAAGGAATCTCTGAAGTCCATTAAACGACGGTCATCGAAGAGTCAGATTGTTACTATGAAGAATAATTCAGCCATTAGTTCGATGAGCTCACTCTCGACTCAGCAGGATCCCACATGGTCTGAGCCAACTAGAGTACAATCTCCAGAAGCCGACGATGGATATTATCAGCAGCAGTATTCGGATCTACAGCAGCAGATCCAGCAACAGTTTAGTCACCCTGTTATGCCAGAAAAGCCTGTTGAGTATAAACAGCAGCAGATGGGCGTGGTATCGATGCAGAATAAGTTTGAGACTGCTATTGAAGAGATAAGAGCTACCAATATGGATATGTTGATGCTATTGGATTTGGTAACCAAAGCGATCACCATTTCGTCGATACGTAATACTTCAGGAAGTACTTCCAAAAAGGCAAGGGTTTCACTCTCAAGCTCAGAAGGAAGCAAAGGACAACTGAATCCGGATTTAGTATCGCCTCCGGGCGAGGGTTCACAACTAAGTCAAGAGCAGCTAATAGAACATTTAAACCAAGAAATTATGAACTTTAAGTCAAGTATTTTGACCAAATTAAACAAAACGACGGACTTCCTGCGGTATGCTCCTAATGTACGACATTTACAGAAAACATCACATTCTTCACTACCTGGGTATTCTTCAGTGCCATCTACGGCGTCGGTCACTCCCGCGGCTGGTATAAACACGGCAGCTTTCCAATCAAACAGTTCCAACACTATTACTTCTTATGGAACGTATGCTTCTGGAAATCCTATATCTAATATTTCAAATCCCCCAAATATCGGTGTGCCGCAGTATCTTACAGCAAATCCGTTTGCTAAAAGGAATTCCTCTACCTCATTAACGAGAAAAAGGCATATGAGTTTATTAGTCGACCCCTTTGCACCAGCACCTGCCCAAACTACTTCAGCAGCTTCTTCTCCGAATATACGAGAACATCATACACCGTCCCACGGTGCAATAGGAAGTTCAGGAGCAGGCGCTCCAGCGCAATCTGTTCTAATAGGGGAAAAAAGACCTCATTCACCGCATCTCCGGGAATCACCTCCTCTAGCTGAGGTGTCGACAACAATGAAAAGTTTCCGTGATAGTTCCCAACTGAGTCGTTCTACGGAAGCTTCGGATAACACAGATCAACGTCGACCCACTACACAATCGATATCATATAAGCCTTCTGTTTCGTATGTTCCTGTACAAGCGGAATCAGGCCCTATTACTCAACAACCGAAACGACAGTCGTTGCCACACATTTTACCATCTTGTGCGGCGAACTCCGCTTCTTTTACATCATATGCAAAAAGCGCGGTTCCATTTGCAAGTACTTCATCCAGTGCATTAGCTGGACAAATGCCAATGACTGCAGGAGATGATAATGCACCAAGACCGTCATCTTTGAATCCTGTGAAACCAATGCCAGCTAGTCCTAGCAAGGTTATTGCTCGTGCTCAAGAGGGACGTAAACAGCCTCTGAACACAAAGAGTAAGGATCTTTATGATTTATTAAACCATGACTCCTAA
- the IDH2 gene encoding isocitrate dehydrogenase (NAD(+)) IDH2 (Syntenic homolog of Ashbya gossypii AFR137C; Syntenic homolog of Saccharomyces cerevisiae YOR136W (IDH2)) encodes MIRNTIFQGARRFLASASVKQPTIGRFKGKPNPSTGKYTVSLIEGDGVGPEISKSVKDIFAAAKVPVEWEFCDVTPIFINGLTTIPDPAVKSINKNLVALKGPLATPIGKGHRSLNLTLRKTFGLFANVRPAKSIEGYKTTYENVDLVLIRENTEGEYSGIEHVVTPGVVQSIKLITKDASERVIRYAFEYARAVGRPIVSVVHKSTIQRLADGLFVDVAKSLAKEYPDIELRTELIDNAVLNAVSRPEIYANVVAVCPNLYGDILSDLNSGLSAGSLGLTPSANIGYEVSIFEAVHGSAPDIAGQNKANPTALLLSSVMMLNHMGLSDYATRIEKAVLSTIASGESNRTADLAGTATTSSFTKSVISRL; translated from the coding sequence ATGATCAGAAATACTATATTCCAAGGAGCACGTAGGTTCCTTGCTTCAGCTTCGGTGAAGCAACCTACTATCGGTCGTTTTAAAGGTAAACCCAACCCTAGCACGGGAAAATACACAGTTTCCTTGATTGAAGGTGATGGTGTCGGTCCTGAAATTTCTAAGTCAGTTAAGGATATTTTTGCAGCTGCTAAGGTTCCAGTTGAATGGGAGTTTTGTGATGTAACCCCAATTTTTATCAACGGGTTGACTACTATTCCTGACCCAGCAGTTAAGTCAATTAACAAAAATTTGGTGGCTTTAAAGGGTCCATTGGCTACCCCTATCGGAAAGGGTCACAGATCTTTGAATTTGACTTTACGTAAGACTTTTGGTCTTTTCGCTAATGTTCGCCCTGCCAAATCTATTGAAGGGTACAAGACCACGTACGAAAATGTTGACTTAGTTCTTATCCGTGAAAACACCGAAGGTGAATATTCTGGTATTGAACATGTGGTTACCCCCGGTGTTGTTCAGTCTATCAAATTGATCACCAAAGACGCCTCTGAGCGTGTGATCAGATACGCTTTTGAGTATGCTCGCGCTGTGGGCAGACCAATCGTCTCTGTCGTTCACAAATCCACGATCCAGCGTTTGGCCGATGGTCTTTTTGTAGATGTTGCCAAGTCCTTGGCTAAGGAGTACCCTGACATCGAGTTGCGCACGGAATTGATTGACAATGCTGTTTTGAACGCTGTTAGTAGGCCTGAGATCTACGCCAACGTAGTCGCCGTCTGTCCTAACTTGTACGGAGATATTCTCTCCGACTTAAACAGTGGTCTATCCGCAGGTTCGCTAGGCCTAACCCCATCAGCAAACATCGGTTACGAGGTCTCTATCTTCGAAGCCGTTCATGGTTCTGCGCCAGATATTGCTGGCCAGAATAAGGCTAACCCAACCGCTCTATTACTATCTTCAGTCATGATGTTGAACCATATGGGTTTGTCCGATTACGCTACTCGTATTGAAAAGGCTGTTTTGAGTACCATTGCCTCTGGTGAGAGTAACAGAACTGCTGATTTGGCAGGTACTGCTACAACTTCATCTTTCACCAAGTCCGTTATTAGCAGATTGTAA
- the UBA2 gene encoding E1 ubiquitin-activating protein UBA2 (Syntenic homolog of Ashbya gossypii AFR138W; Syntenic homolog of Saccharomyces cerevisiae YDR390C (UBA2)) — translation MRANGLSQIVGNDQCERIRGMRILLVGAGGIGCEMLKNLILVGFGEIHVVDLDTIDLSNLNRQFLFRHRDVKKPKVTTAVEAVKHFSDSKLVAHQGNIMDGEQFPLSWFGMFDVIFNALDNLAARRHVNRMVQFLGTPLLESGTAGFDGYIQPLIPGKTECFDCTAKETPKTFPVCTIRSTPSTPLHCIVWAKNFLFQQLFSGVTEDIDTEDNSEELERIRQESKELGELQQWISSGDMSKIDDIVRKLFVEDIKKLLAIENLWRTRVKPEPLTNFSIGKDHSCDNLNEVWSLQQNLNKFVAVTEVLMERMKNEPSIEFDKDDVDTLLFVATAANIRAHIFHIPLKSVFDIKQIAGNIIPAIVSTNAIIAGLSSLVSLRVLNMLKIIDNDPLKIPMSFTAKASNISTNRYLSSPLLSPPNPECAVCMHYQRAVLKLNKKIWKELTLGKLNTSIQETYGFSEEVSILDSSTNRLLFDYDFDSLKDSTLEKLNLSTGSILAISDELVNEDDNTTRKPIEIYIEISDEAGEFTLPALPMMRIVQKEEEEAQNQTGDNEETSKGTDHVIANDGTITIDDEDDNNDDDKDSKHTVGRKRSLNLFSESEPKRTRPTPGNEHSTIILD, via the coding sequence ATGAGGGCTAATGGACTCTCTCAGATTGTTGGAAATGATCAGTGTGAGCGTATAAGGGGTATGAGGATTTTGTTGGTAGGTGCAGGTGGTATAGGGTGTGAAATGTTGAAGAACTTGATATTGGTGGGTTTTGGCGAGATACATGTTGTAGACTTGGATACGATTGATCTGTCCAATCTGAATCGGCAGTTCTTGTTTAGACATCGCGATGTAAAGAAACCCAAGGTGACTACGGCGGTTGAGGCGGTTAAACATTTCAGCGATTCTAAATTAGTTGCGCACCAGGGAAACATTATGGATGGAGAGCAGTTCCCTTTGTCGTGGTTTGGGATGTTTGATGTTATCTTCAATGCTCTAGATAATCTTGCGGCCCGTCGGCACGTAAATCGGATGGTACAGTTTCTTGGTACGCCGCTGCTAGAGTCTGGGACGGCTGGTTTTGACGGTTATATACAACCTCTCATTCCAGGTAAAACCGAATGTTTTGACTGCACTGCGAAAGAGACTCCAAAAACATTTCCTGTTTGTACAATCCGGTCAACGCCTTCCACGCCGTTGCACTGTATTGTGTGGGCGAAGAATTTCCTGTTCCAGCAGTTGTTCAGCGGTGTGACTGAGGACATTGATACAGAAGATAATTCAGAAGAGCTTGAGCGCATCAGGCAGGAGTCTAAGGAGCTAGGTGAGCTGCAGCAGTGGATTAGTTCGGGAGACATGTCCAAGATAGACGACATTGTGCGTAAACTGTTTGTGGAGGACATCAAGAAGCTGCTGGCAATTGAGAACCTTTGGCGCACCCGTGTAAAACCTGAGCCGCTTACGAACTTCTCGATTGGGAAAGACCATAGCTGTGACAATTTGAATGAGGTGTGGAGCCTGCAGCAAAATTTGAATAAGTTTGTAGCTGTAACAGAGGTATTGATGGAAAGAATGAAGAACGAACCCTCCATTGAATTTGATAAGGATGATGTGGATACATTACTATTTGTAGCCACAGCTGCTAATATAAGAGCTCATATTTTTCACATACCGTTGAAGTCGGTATTTGACATCAAGCAAATTGCAGGGAATATTATTCCTGCTATCGTTTCAACTAACGCTATTATTGCAGGCCTTTCTTCATTGGTTTCTTTACGTGTCCTTAACATGCTCAAGATAATAGACAATGATCCACTAAAAATCCCAATGTCCTTCACTGCAAAAGCGTCTAATATATCTACCAATAGATACCTGTCATCGCCGCTTCTGTCACCACCTAACCCTGAGTGCGCTGTATGCATGCACTACCAGCGTGCTGTGCTAAAgttaaataaaaaaatcTGGAAGGAACTAACACTTGGCAAACTTAATACAAGCATCCAAGAGACCTATGGATTTTCAGAAGAGGTTTCAATACTAGATTCCTCAACAAACAGACTCTTGTTTGACTATGATTTTGATAGCCTGAAGGATTCGACACTGGAAAAATTGAACCTGTCCACAGGTTCTATTTTAGCAATATCTGATGAACTTGTCAACGAAGACGACAATACTACAAGAAAGCCCATTGAAATCTATATAGAAATTTCAGACGAAGCAGGGGAATTCACATTGCCAGCGCTCCCGATGATGCGCATTGTACAaaaagaggaagaggaagCTCAAAATCAAACTGGTGATAATGAGGAAACCTCAAAGGGGACGGATCATGTCATAGCAAATGACGGTACTATTACTAtagatgatgaagatgataataatgatgatgataaagaTTCTAAACACACTGTTGGTAGAAAACGGAGTTTGAATCTTTTTAGTGAGTCTGAACCAAAACGTACCAGACCTACGCCTGGAAATGAACATAGCACCATCATTTTAGATTAA
- the RVS167 gene encoding amphiphysin (Syntenic homolog of Ashbya gossypii AFR140C; Syntenic homolog of Saccharomyces cerevisiae YDR388W (RVS167)): MSFKGLGKAVVRAPQSIKQKFNMGEQTSDSVYLEAERRFKEFETDTQKLSTECKRYFGAVNGMLQHQIGFAKAMEELFKPINMSLDPSNNSNEDSSKGVIAAEQYCELVAELQVILKPDLELIEERVIKPTQELQKIINNIRKMTVKRNHKQIDLDRRTAAYKKYENKKERSIKDDEKMYKAEAELEVAQQEYDYYNNMLKDELPALFKLESEMLAPLFVSFYYMQLNVFYTLFNKLKDMNIPYFDLNSDITQQFHARRGNIAETADSLRITNFRVGYSKTKLEMTRRQHTSSSRSSDSSSASPAPYTSSYGSSNSPAPPYVNPASNISAAPTGPPSYSPLPSAPTTYTTPSTAPTVETCTALYAFSAQESGDLSFPANAVIEVEDRSDADGWWVGRYNGTRGNFPANYVRLNKS, translated from the coding sequence ATGTCTTTTAAAGGGCTAGGAAAGGCTGTGGTGAGAGCACCACAGTCAATTAAGCAGAAGTTCAACATGGGTGAACAAACTAGTGACAGTGTGTATCTTGAGGCTGAACGTCGGTTTAAAGAATTTGAGACTGATACCCAGAAGTTAAGTACTGAGTGTAAGAGATATTTTGGGGCAGTTAATGGGATGCTACAGCACCAAATAGGGTTTGCTAAGGCAATGGAAGAGCTTTTCAAGCCTATTAATATGAGCTTGGACCCTTCCAATAATTCTAATGAGGATTCCTCAAAGGGTGTAATTGCTGCGGAGCAGTATTGTGAACTTGTTGCAGAGCTACAGGTGATTTTGAAGCCAGACTTAGAACTTATTGAAGAAAGAGTTATCAAGCCTACCCAGGAATTACAGAAGATCATCAACAACATTCGTAAAATGACAGTCAAACGTAACCATAAGCAGATAGATTTGGACAGGCGTACAGCAGCTTACAAGAAATATGAGAACAAGAAGGAACGCAGTATAAAGGATGACGAGAAGATGTATAAAGCTGAGGCAGAGCTGGAAGTCGCACAGCAAGAGTACGACTATTATAACAATATGCTGAAGGATGAATTGCCTGCCTTATTCAAACTTGAAAGTGAAATGCTTGCTCCACTCTTTGTTTCTTTCTACTACATGCAATTGAACGTCTTCTACACCTTGTTCAACAAATTAAAGGACATGAACATTCCTTACTTTGACCTCAATAGCGATATTACCCAGCAGTTCCATGCAAGACGTGGAAATATTGCCGAGACTGCAGATTCGCTAAGAATTACCAATTTCAGAGTGGGCTACTCAAAAACAAAATTGGAAATGACTAGGCGCCAACATACTTCTTCCTCACGCAGCTCAGACTCCTCATCAGCCTCCCCAGCCCCCTACACATCTAGCTACGGAAGCAGTAATAGCCCAGCACCTCCCTATGTCAACCCGGCTAGTAATATTTCGGCGGCTCCGACAGGACCACCAAGCTATTCTCCGCTACCAAGTGCTCCTACAACATATACAACACCATCAACCGCCCCAACCGTCGAAACATGCACTGCTTTGTACGCTTTTAGCGCCCAGGAAAGCGGTGATCTCTCCTTCCCTGCAAACGCAGTAATTGAAGTCGAAGATCGTAGTGACGCAGACGGCTGGTGGGTCGGCCGTTACAATGGCACTCGAGGAAATTTCCCAGCTAACTACGTTCGTCTCAACAAAAGCTAA
- the MUS81 gene encoding Mus81p (Syntenic homolog of Ashbya gossypii AFR141C; Syntenic homolog of Saccharomyces cerevisiae YDR386W (MUS81)), whose product MDTRYDLKPLFVEWLQEEFDSFGPRQEKIASVYFKALESLKVYEQLVTEPSQLLKVKGIGNSIKNKLTNRLKKHCDELNIPYPEVELPPSTSTTKTRIRTLDVSGLDESGTVKKKKRKYVPRKRSGAFAILLAMLELGSPSTGLTKEEIITVAAKYCDSSFLPNPSTREFHSAWSSIKVLIDHSLVLEQGRPRRYIITEEGVTLAETLKDTVNVSFPVDCIYNRKKQDENAVSDEQEVSANLSELMRQDRVGSVSMGATLTTAERSIASAITTPDLHASETITSSSPKRTLPRTLDRPRSQMDGVVRARWNGTSYEVWEPENYDIRLFVDHREVRSKADRDFFVSSLCARNVCSEGKVLALGDMVWVARNKETGKHCVLNFLLERKRLDDLSLSIKDNRFMEQKHRLKKTGCKHIFYLVEETSGLEIGGMEDAIRTSIWMTTIYNSFHIKRTKNVTDTVDWLTSMTDSIKKYYNNKCLLVLKPLDVCSQEDYGNMLNNFRDQFERDGSRLECCHSYESFQEVLGKTDMMTVKELYIRALMLTRGVSLEKALAIQSKYPTLYEFLVAYSKCKSEEEGRTMVYSALSEQPGSQKIGKALSETLWNTFGKK is encoded by the coding sequence ATGGATACCCGTTATGATTTGAAGCCGCTATTTGTTGAGTGGTTACAGGAAGAGTTTGACAGTTTTGGTCCCCGCCAAGAAAAGATCGCGTCGGTTTACTTTAAGGCCCTGGAATCTCTGAAGGTTTATGAGCAATTGGTCACAGAGCCCAGCCAGCTTTTAAAAGTTAAGGGAATCGGAAATAGTATCAAAAATAAGCTAACTAACAGACTGAAGAAACATTGCGATGAATTAAATATTCCTTACCCTGAAGTTGAACTGCCACCTTCAACATCCACAACAAAAACTCGGATACGAACACTCGACGTTAGTGGTTTGGACGAATCAGGTActgttaagaagaagaaaagaaaatatGTACCGAGAAAGCGTTCTGGGGCATTTGCGATTCTACTTGCTATGCTTGAGTTGGGAAGTCCATCAACTGGGTTGACAAAGGAGGAAATCATCACAGTTGCAGCAAAATATTGCGATTCAAGTTTTTTACCTAATCCTTCTACCAGAGAATTCCATAGTGCATGGAGTTCAATTAAAGTTTTGATAGATCATAGCCTGGTTTTAGAGCAAGGTAGACCGAGAAGATATATAATCACTGAAGAGGGCGTAACACTGGCGGAAACGCTCAAAGACACAGTCAATGTATCATTCCCTGTTGACTGCATATACAACAGGAAAAAGCAGGATGAAAATGCTGTATCTGATGAACAGGAAGTTTCTGCAAATTTGAGCGAGTTAATGCGGCAGGATCGCGTTGGCTCAGTTAGCATGGGCGCTACGTTGACTACGGCTGAAAGATCCATTGCTAGTGCTATTACCACTCCAGATTTACATGCTTCTGAAACAATTACCTCATCATCGCCTAAGCGTACATTACCAAGGACTCTTGATAGACCTAGATCCCAAATGGATGGAGTAGTACGTGCCCGTTGGAATGGAACTAGTTATGAGGTATGGGAACCAGAGAACTACGATATAAGGCTATTTGTTGATCATAGAGAAGTTAGGTCCAAGGCTGACCGTGATTTCTTTGTATCTTCTTTATGCGCTAGAAATGTATGTTCTGAAGGTAAGGTTTTGGCATTAGGAGATATGGTTTGGGTCGCCAGAAATAAAGAGACCGGCAAACACTGTGTGTTGAACTTCTTGCTGGAGCGGAAACGATTGGATGATCTTTCTTTAAGCATTAAAGATAACCGTTTTATGGAACAGAAGCACAGATTAAAGAAAACTGGCTGCAAGCATATCTTCTATCTTGTGGAAGAAACGAGTGGGTTGGAAATTGGCGGAATGGAGGATGCCATTAGAACCTCTATTTGGATGACAACGATATACAATAGTTTCCATATCAAACGTACAAAAAACGTAACTGATACTGTTGATTGGCTGACTAGTATGACAGACTCCATTAAGAAGTACTATAACAACAAATGTTTACTGGTCCTTAAACCTCTTGATGTATGCAGCCAAGAAGACTATGGCAATATGCTCAACAATTTTAGAGATCAATTCGAAAGAGATGGTAGTCGTTTGGAATGCTGCCATAGCTATGAGAGTTTCCAAGAAGTATTGGGGAAGACAGACATGATGACCGTGAAGGAATTGTACATACGTGCTTTGATGCTAACAAGAGGCGTTTCGTTAGAGAAAGCACTCGCAATACAATCGAAGTATCCAACGCTCTATGAATTTTTGGTTGCGTATTCAAAATGTAAATCCGAGGAGGAGGGAAGAACAATGGTTTATTCAGCTCTAAGCGAGCAACCTGGTAGTCAGAAGATTGGGAAGGCACTTTCGGAGACACTATGGAATACATTTGGCAAGAAATAA